Proteins from a single region of Juglans microcarpa x Juglans regia isolate MS1-56 chromosome 5S, Jm3101_v1.0, whole genome shotgun sequence:
- the LOC121267072 gene encoding secreted RxLR effector protein 161-like → MAKIPYASVMGSLIYAQICTRLDISFAVGMLGRYQSNPGMSTWKATKRVLRYLQGTKDYQLTFRRTDSLEVTGYSNSDFADCSDSRKSTSGYFFLLAGGAISWRSMKQTITFSSTMEAKFVACFEAIIHGLWLRNFISGLGVVDSIARPLRIYCDNSSVVFFSKNYRYYNGAKHIELKYLSVKEEVQEQTMSIEHISTMLMIAEPLTKGLVAKQFKEHVDRMGLMI, encoded by the coding sequence ATGGCAAAAATCCCCTATGCTTCAGTCATGGGGAGCTTGATATATGCACAGATTTGCACAAGGCTAGATATTAGTTTTGCAGTTGGCATGCTTGGGCGTTACCAAAGTAACCCAGGGATGTCTACTTGGAAAGCAACAAAGAGGGTATTGCGATACTTGCAAGGAACTAAGGATTACCAGCTTACCTTCAGAAGAACTGACAGTTTGGAGGTAACTGGATACTCAAACTCTGATTTTGCCGATTGCTCTGATAGCAGAAAATCCACTTCAGGTTATTTTTTCCTGTTGGCTGGTGGAGCGATCTCATGGAGAAGCATGAAGCAAACAATCACTTTTTCATCTACAATGGAGGCTAAGTTTGTGGCGTGCTTTGAGGCCATAATACATGGTTTATGGCTGAGGAACTTTATTTCAGGGCTTGGAGTCGTCGACTCTATAGCCAGGCCGCTGagaatttattgtgataattccTCTGTagtatttttctccaaaaactATAGGTATTATAATGGTGCCAAGCACATAGAGCTCAAATACCTAAGCGTTAAGGAGGAAGTACAGGAACAAACAATGTCCATAGAACATATTAGTACTATGCTTATGATAGCAGAGCCATTGACAAAGGGTCTAGTAGCGAAGCAGTTTAAGGAACATGTTGATAGAATGGGTCTTatgatatga